Part of the Methanoregula sp. UBA64 genome, CATTCTGGGTAGGTTCATTACAAATCAGATAGAAAAAAATACGCCCATTCGCAAACGAAATCAGTGACCGTCTTTTGATTCCCTTGACCTTGAGAATCTCCTTGTGGATCTTTGTGACAATGTCTTCGTAGGATTTTCCTTCGACAATGACGATCAGGTCGTGGGCCCTGGTGACAAATTCGGTACTCATGACCCCCCGATATTTTTTATGGCGGCCTTTGTTAGGTTCTCTTTTTCGGTCTAATGATCGATTGTTAAGTCGGCTTTTGATAGGGACAAAACCAGATCGGCCAGAGTGGGAAACAGTCCCTTCAATAGTTGATGACAGAAGAGCCCAGCAGGTTCAAAACGGCTTCCCGGTGCCGGCAAAGAACCCTTATTACGGTTACGCATCCAAGCGGGATTGTACGGAGAGATGCGCGATGATCTACCCGGTAATGAACGATATGATCCAGTATTTCGGAAACGATGTGCGGCGGATCAACCATGCCCTGAAGGTGTACGATTTTGCCTGCCTGATCGCGGAGGAGAGCAATGTACGGGGTACCGAACGACAGGTTGTCGAGATCGCCGCCCTGCTCCACGATATCGGGATAAAAGAGGCGGAGCGGAAGTACAAGTCATCGGCAAGCCGCTACCAGGAAGAGGAGGGCCCGGCAATTGCCCGCGGGATCCTCGCACCCCGCCACCTTGACGAAAAAACT contains:
- a CDS encoding HD domain-containing protein, which produces MIYPVMNDMIQYFGNDVRRINHALKVYDFACLIAEESNVRGTERQVVEIAALLHDIGIKEAERKYKSSASRYQEEEGPAIARGILAPRHLDEKTLDRICYIIGNHHTYTKIDGTDFQILVEADFIVNIYEDEMKPEVVQSIKTKVFKTEAGTRLLEDMYPG